One Streptomyces sp. L2 genomic window carries:
- a CDS encoding FHA domain-containing protein has protein sequence MSELTLTVMRLGFLAVLWLFVIVAVQVIRSDLFGTRVTQRGARREAQRPQAAARQAAAPPQQRGQQGGAGRQRRNAPSKLVVTEGTLTGTTVALQGQTITLGRAHDSTIVLDDDYASSRHARIYPDQGGQWIVEDLGSTNGTYLDRSRLTTPTPIPLGAPIRIGKTVIELRK, from the coding sequence CCTGGCCGTACTGTGGCTGTTCGTGATCGTGGCCGTGCAGGTCATCCGCAGCGACCTGTTCGGTACGCGCGTCACCCAGCGCGGCGCCCGCAGGGAAGCGCAGCGGCCCCAGGCGGCCGCCCGGCAGGCCGCCGCGCCGCCGCAACAGCGCGGCCAGCAGGGCGGCGCCGGCCGCCAGCGCCGCAATGCCCCCAGCAAGCTGGTCGTCACCGAGGGGACCCTGACCGGCACCACCGTCGCGCTGCAGGGCCAGACCATCACCCTGGGCCGGGCGCACGACTCGACGATCGTGCTGGACGACGACTACGCCTCCAGCCGCCATGCCAGGATCTACCCGGACCAGGGCGGCCAGTGGATCGTCGAGGACCTCGGCTCCACCAACGGCACCTATCTGGACCGGTCCCGGCTGACGACCCCCACACCTATCCCGCTGGGCGCGCCGATCCGCATCGGCAAGACCGTCATCGAGCTGCGGAAGTAG
- a CDS encoding Stp1/IreP family PP2C-type Ser/Thr phosphatase: MSLSLRFAAGSHKGMIREGNEDSGYAGPRLLAIADGMGGQAAGEVASSEVISTLVTLDDDVPGSDILTSLGAAVQRANDQLRSMVEEDPQLEGMGTTLTALLWTGQRLGLVHVGDSRAYLLRDGVLTQITQDHTWVQRLVDEGRITEEEATTHPQRSLLMRALGSGEHVEPDLSIREVRAGDRYLICSDGLSGVVSHQTMEETLASYQGPQETVQELIQLALRGGGPDNITVIIADVLDLDTGDTLAGQLSDTPVVVGAVAENQHHLHDNGIMQTPAGRASHLGRQAHGGGEFGPPGSGDTTGFVPTGGFGDYGDADFTKSHRKNRKWLKRSLYTALALAVIAGGLYGGYRWTQTQYYVGANDQHVALYRGISQDLAWVSLSSVEKDHPEIELKYLPPYQQKQVRNTIAAGDLGQARAKVEALAVQASACRKQAERDAADKSQGNAKNGKGKDATGTTPSTLTSKASTKPSSGSKTSPSTSPTPSASATANPGPSLSEDEQKVVDQCGKQ; this comes from the coding sequence ATGAGTCTGTCACTGCGCTTCGCCGCCGGATCGCACAAAGGCATGATCCGGGAGGGCAACGAGGACTCCGGTTACGCCGGCCCGCGCCTGCTCGCCATCGCCGACGGCATGGGCGGCCAGGCCGCGGGCGAGGTCGCCTCCTCCGAGGTGATCTCCACCCTGGTCACGCTCGACGACGACGTGCCCGGCTCCGACATCCTCACCTCGCTCGGCGCCGCCGTGCAGCGCGCCAACGACCAGCTGCGCTCCATGGTCGAGGAGGACCCCCAGCTGGAGGGCATGGGCACCACCCTGACCGCCCTGCTGTGGACCGGCCAGCGGCTCGGCCTCGTGCACGTCGGCGACTCCCGCGCCTACCTGCTGCGCGACGGCGTCCTCACCCAGATCACCCAGGACCACACCTGGGTGCAGCGGCTCGTCGACGAGGGCCGCATCACCGAGGAAGAGGCCACCACCCACCCGCAGCGCTCGCTGCTGATGCGCGCTCTCGGCAGCGGCGAGCACGTCGAGCCCGACCTGTCGATCCGCGAGGTCCGGGCCGGCGACCGCTACCTGATCTGCTCCGACGGCCTGTCCGGCGTCGTCTCCCACCAGACGATGGAGGAGACCCTCGCCAGCTACCAGGGCCCGCAGGAGACCGTGCAGGAGCTGATCCAGCTCGCGCTGCGCGGCGGCGGCCCCGACAACATCACCGTCATCATCGCCGACGTCCTCGACCTGGACACCGGCGACACCCTCGCCGGACAGCTGTCCGACACCCCGGTCGTGGTCGGCGCCGTCGCCGAGAACCAGCACCATCTGCACGACAACGGCATCATGCAGACCCCGGCCGGCCGCGCCTCCCACCTGGGCCGGCAGGCCCACGGCGGCGGGGAGTTCGGCCCGCCCGGCTCCGGCGACACCACCGGCTTCGTGCCCACCGGCGGCTTCGGCGACTACGGCGACGCGGACTTCACCAAGTCCCACCGCAAGAACCGCAAGTGGCTCAAGAGATCCCTCTACACCGCGCTCGCGCTGGCCGTCATCGCCGGCGGCCTGTACGGCGGCTACCGCTGGACGCAGACGCAGTACTACGTCGGCGCCAACGACCAGCACGTCGCCCTGTACCGCGGCATCAGCCAGGACCTGGCCTGGGTGTCGCTGTCCAGCGTGGAGAAGGACCACCCCGAGATCGAACTCAAGTACCTGCCGCCGTACCAGCAGAAGCAGGTCAGGAACACGATCGCGGCCGGTGACCTCGGACAGGCCCGCGCCAAGGTCGAGGCGCTCGCCGTGCAGGCTTCCGCGTGCCGGAAGCAGGCCGAACGGGACGCGGCGGACAAGAGCCAGGGGAACGCCAAGAACGGCAAGGGCAAGGACGCCACGGGAACCACCCCGTCGACACTCACGTCCAAGGCGTCGACGAAGCCCTCGTCGGGCTCCAAGACGTCCCCGTCCACGTCCCCGACCCCCAGCGCGTCCGCCACCGCCAACCCCGGCCCGAGCCTCTCCGAGGATGAGCAGAAGGTCGTCGATCAGTGCGGCAAGCAATAA
- a CDS encoding FtsW/RodA/SpoVE family cell cycle protein, which translates to MSSTHNTHASTHHTSTIGAIGAPSRRNTELALLVFAVAIPVFAYANVGLAIDDKVPAGLLSYGLGLGLLAGVAHLVVRKFAPYADPLLLPLATLLNGLGLVCIWRLDQSKLLQSINVAGGKATNQLIYTAMGIALFVAVLVFLKDHRVLQRYTYISMVCALVLLLLPLVPGLGLPVFGAKIWIHIGSFSIQPGEFAKIVLAIFFSGYLMVKRDALALASRRVMGLYLPRGRDLGPILVVWAISILILVFETDLGTSLLFFGMFVIMLYVATERTSWIVFGLLMSAVGAVGVASFESHIQTRVQAWLDPMREYKLSQQGVAGHTEQLQQSLWAFGSGGTLGTGWGQGHSELIKFAANSDFILATFGEELGLAGIMAILLIYGLIVERGVRTALAARDPFGKLLAVGLSGAFALQVFVVAGGVMGLIPLTGMTMPFLAYGGSSVIANWALIGILIRISDTARRPAPAPAANPDAEMTQVVRPT; encoded by the coding sequence ATGAGCAGTACACACAACACGCACGCGTCGACGCACCACACGTCCACGATCGGCGCCATCGGCGCGCCGAGCCGCCGCAACACCGAGCTGGCCCTGCTCGTCTTCGCCGTGGCCATCCCCGTGTTCGCCTACGCCAACGTGGGCCTCGCCATCGACGACAAGGTCCCCGCCGGACTGCTGAGCTACGGCCTCGGCCTCGGCCTGCTGGCCGGCGTCGCCCACCTCGTCGTACGGAAGTTCGCCCCGTACGCCGACCCGCTGCTGCTGCCCCTGGCCACCCTCCTCAACGGACTCGGCCTGGTCTGCATCTGGCGCCTGGACCAGTCCAAGCTGCTGCAGTCCATCAACGTGGCCGGCGGCAAGGCGACCAACCAGCTGATCTACACGGCGATGGGCATCGCCCTGTTCGTGGCCGTCCTGGTGTTCCTCAAGGACCACCGCGTGCTGCAGCGCTACACCTACATCTCCATGGTCTGCGCGCTCGTCCTGCTGCTGCTCCCGCTGGTCCCTGGCCTCGGCTTGCCCGTGTTCGGCGCCAAGATCTGGATCCACATCGGCAGCTTCAGCATCCAGCCCGGTGAATTCGCCAAGATCGTGCTCGCGATCTTCTTTTCCGGCTACCTGATGGTCAAGCGGGACGCGCTTGCCCTGGCCAGCCGCCGCGTCATGGGGCTGTACCTGCCCCGCGGGCGCGACCTCGGCCCGATCCTCGTCGTCTGGGCGATCTCGATCCTCATCCTGGTTTTCGAGACCGACCTCGGTACGTCTCTGCTGTTTTTCGGCATGTTCGTGATCATGCTGTACGTCGCTACCGAGCGGACCAGCTGGATCGTCTTCGGTCTGCTGATGTCCGCGGTCGGCGCCGTGGGTGTGGCCAGCTTCGAGTCGCACATCCAGACCCGTGTGCAGGCCTGGCTGGACCCGATGCGCGAGTACAAGCTCAGCCAGCAGGGAGTGGCAGGCCACACCGAGCAGCTCCAGCAGTCCCTGTGGGCGTTCGGCTCCGGCGGCACCCTCGGCACCGGCTGGGGCCAGGGCCACTCCGAGCTCATCAAGTTCGCCGCCAACTCCGACTTCATCCTCGCCACCTTCGGCGAGGAACTGGGCCTGGCCGGCATCATGGCGATCCTGCTCATCTACGGCCTGATCGTCGAACGCGGCGTGCGCACCGCCCTCGCCGCCCGCGACCCCTTCGGCAAGCTGCTCGCGGTCGGCCTGTCCGGCGCCTTCGCCCTCCAGGTGTTCGTCGTCGCAGGCGGTGTCATGGGCCTCATCCCGCTGACCGGTATGACCATGCCCTTCCTGGCCTACGGCGGTTCCTCCGTCATCGCCAACTGGGCGCTCATCGGCATCCTGATCCGCATCAGCGACACCGCCCGCCGCCCGGCGCCCGCGCCCGCCGCCAACCCCGACGCCGAGATGACCCAGGTGGTCCGACCGACATGA
- a CDS encoding penicillin-binding protein 2, translating to MNKPLRRIAIFCGLLVLTLLLRDNWLQYVKADQLKDDPSNRRVTIARYSTPRGDIIVDGNPITGSTETSKTGLNDLKYKRTYKNGPMWSPVTGYASQAFGATQLESIDDGILTGDDDRLFFRKTLDMITGKPQQGGNVVTTLNASAQKAAYDGLKKQGGKGAVVALDPATGKILALASYPSYDPSSFAGNSNKDAKAWNSLQKKNNPADPMLNRALRETYPPGSTFKIVTAAAALENGKYTSADEKTDSPLPWTMPGTRTELKNEGNIPCKNATMRVALQYSCNTVFGKIGSDLGNEKMLDEAKKFGFDSEQFVPVRSNASVFSDDMNPSQTALSSIGQFNTAATPLQMAMVASAVANDGKLMKPYMVDELQSSNLDPVAKTQPEEMSRPLSAQNAQILQSMMETVVEKGTGTNAKIPGVTVGGKTGTAQHGVANSANPYAWFLSYAKLADGSSPVAVAVVIEDEHANRDDISGGGLAAPIAKNVMKAVLDTKK from the coding sequence ATGAACAAGCCCCTGCGCCGGATCGCGATCTTCTGCGGCCTCCTCGTCCTGACCCTGCTGCTGCGCGACAACTGGCTCCAGTACGTCAAGGCCGACCAGCTCAAGGACGACCCCAGCAACCGCCGCGTCACCATCGCCCGCTACTCGACCCCGCGCGGCGACATCATCGTCGACGGCAATCCCATCACCGGGTCCACGGAGACCAGCAAGACCGGCCTGAACGACCTCAAGTACAAGCGCACCTACAAGAACGGGCCCATGTGGTCGCCCGTCACCGGGTACGCCTCCCAGGCCTTCGGCGCCACCCAGCTGGAGTCCATCGACGACGGCATCCTCACCGGCGACGACGACCGGCTGTTCTTCCGCAAGACCCTCGACATGATCACCGGCAAGCCGCAGCAGGGCGGCAACGTCGTCACCACGCTCAACGCGTCCGCGCAGAAGGCGGCGTACGACGGTCTGAAGAAGCAGGGCGGCAAGGGCGCCGTCGTCGCCCTCGACCCCGCCACCGGCAAGATCCTCGCCCTGGCCTCCTACCCGTCGTACGACCCCTCGTCCTTCGCGGGCAACAGCAACAAGGACGCGAAGGCCTGGAACAGCCTGCAGAAGAAGAACAACCCGGCCGACCCGATGCTCAACCGGGCGCTGCGCGAGACCTACCCGCCGGGCTCCACCTTCAAGATCGTCACGGCGGCCGCGGCGCTGGAAAACGGCAAGTACACCTCCGCCGACGAGAAGACCGACTCGCCGCTGCCCTGGACCATGCCGGGCACCCGCACCGAGCTGAAGAACGAGGGGAACATCCCCTGCAAGAACGCGACGATGCGGGTCGCGCTCCAGTACTCCTGCAACACCGTCTTCGGAAAGATCGGTTCCGACCTCGGCAACGAGAAGATGCTCGACGAGGCCAAGAAGTTCGGCTTCGACTCCGAGCAGTTCGTCCCGGTCCGCTCCAACGCCTCGGTGTTCTCCGACGACATGAACCCGTCGCAGACCGCGCTGTCCTCCATCGGCCAGTTCAACACCGCCGCGACCCCGCTGCAGATGGCCATGGTCGCCTCGGCCGTCGCCAACGACGGCAAGCTGATGAAGCCGTACATGGTCGACGAACTGCAGTCCTCCAACCTCGACCCGGTCGCCAAGACGCAGCCCGAGGAGATGAGCCGGCCGCTGTCGGCCCAGAACGCGCAGATCCTGCAGTCGATGATGGAGACCGTCGTCGAGAAGGGCACCGGCACGAACGCCAAGATCCCCGGCGTCACCGTCGGCGGCAAGACCGGTACCGCCCAGCACGGCGTGGCGAACAGCGCGAACCCCTACGCGTGGTTCCTCTCCTACGCCAAGCTGGCCGACGGCAGCTCGCCGGTCGCCGTCGCCGTCGTCATCGAGGACGAGCACGCCAACCGCGACGACATCTCCGGCGGCGGCCTCGCCGCCCCGATTGCGAAGAACGTCATGAAGGCGGTCCTCGACACGAAGAAGTGA
- the pknB gene encoding Stk1 family PASTA domain-containing Ser/Thr kinase, whose amino-acid sequence MEEPRRLGGRYELGQVLGRGGMAEVYLAHDTRLGRTVAVKTLRADLARDPSFQARFRREAQSAASLNHPAIVAVYDTGEDYIDGVSIPYIVMEYVDGSTLRELLHSGRKLLPERTLEMTIGILQALEYSHRAGIVHRDIKPANVMLTRNGQVKVMDFGIARAMGDSGMTMTQTAAVIGTAQYLSPEQAKGEQVDARSDLYSTGCLLYELLTVRPPFVGDSPVAVAYQHVREEPQAPSVFDPEITPEMDAIVLKALVKDPNYRYQSADEMRADIEACLDGQPVAATAALGAVGYGDDQPTTALRQEPGAAGATTMLPPMNPDDGGYGYDDRPDRRRQQPKKSNTSTILLVIAGILVLIGAILIGKWAFGAHNADQSFKAPNFVGNSYADAKKMATNSSLKLGDPTRKPCANQPKGNVCSQDPKAGTDVKKGDTISIVVSTGAPKVAVPSVLGQNFDDAKSTLESDKYQFNVEKKTKISTEQPGTVLEQNPSLGAQVEKGSTITLTVAKAEEKVTVPDDLVGKSCDDAKTELQGLGLTPTCNDTPTTNPDDDGKVLSTNPQAGQQLSKNTPITLNVGKLQNNQVQVPNIQGQKLKDAQQQLAQAGLQVGNIQGSQDPNSIVVSSNPPQGSTVQSGSRVDLVTFGQGGNGGNQGGGNNGGTNIFGGAGG is encoded by the coding sequence ATGGAAGAGCCGCGTCGCCTCGGCGGCCGGTACGAGCTGGGCCAGGTGCTCGGCCGTGGTGGCATGGCGGAGGTCTACCTCGCGCACGACACCCGGCTCGGCCGCACCGTGGCGGTGAAGACGCTGCGCGCGGACCTCGCGCGTGACCCGTCCTTCCAGGCCCGGTTCCGCCGGGAGGCCCAGTCGGCCGCCTCGCTCAACCATCCCGCGATCGTCGCGGTCTACGACACGGGCGAGGACTACATCGACGGGGTCTCGATCCCGTACATCGTGATGGAGTACGTCGACGGCTCCACGCTCCGTGAGCTTCTTCACAGCGGCCGCAAGCTGCTGCCGGAGCGGACGCTGGAGATGACCATCGGCATCCTCCAGGCCCTGGAGTACTCGCACCGGGCCGGCATCGTCCACCGCGACATCAAGCCGGCCAACGTCATGCTGACCCGCAACGGCCAGGTCAAGGTCATGGACTTCGGCATCGCCCGCGCGATGGGCGACTCCGGCATGACCATGACCCAGACCGCGGCCGTCATCGGCACGGCCCAGTACCTCTCGCCCGAGCAGGCCAAGGGCGAGCAGGTCGACGCCCGCTCGGACCTGTATTCGACGGGTTGCCTCCTCTACGAGCTGCTGACGGTACGGCCGCCCTTCGTCGGCGACTCCCCGGTGGCCGTGGCCTACCAGCACGTCCGCGAGGAGCCCCAGGCCCCCTCGGTCTTCGACCCCGAGATCACCCCCGAGATGGACGCCATCGTCCTGAAGGCGCTGGTCAAGGACCCGAACTACCGGTACCAGTCGGCCGACGAGATGCGCGCCGACATCGAGGCCTGCCTCGACGGCCAGCCCGTCGCGGCCACCGCCGCCCTCGGCGCGGTCGGCTACGGCGACGACCAGCCGACCACCGCGCTGCGCCAGGAGCCCGGGGCCGCGGGAGCGACGACGATGCTCCCGCCGATGAACCCGGACGACGGCGGCTACGGCTACGACGACCGCCCCGACCGGCGCCGTCAGCAGCCCAAGAAGTCCAACACCTCCACGATCCTGCTGGTGATCGCCGGCATCCTGGTGCTGATCGGCGCGATCCTGATCGGCAAGTGGGCGTTCGGCGCGCACAACGCGGACCAGTCCTTCAAGGCCCCCAACTTCGTCGGCAACAGCTACGCCGATGCCAAGAAGATGGCGACCAACTCCAGCCTCAAACTCGGGGACCCCACGCGTAAGCCCTGTGCGAACCAGCCGAAGGGCAACGTCTGCTCCCAGGACCCGAAGGCGGGCACTGACGTCAAGAAGGGCGACACGATCAGCATCGTGGTGTCCACGGGAGCGCCCAAGGTCGCCGTACCCAGCGTCCTCGGTCAGAACTTCGACGACGCCAAGTCAACTCTCGAAAGCGACAAGTATCAGTTCAACGTCGAGAAGAAGACCAAGATCTCGACCGAGCAGCCCGGAACCGTCCTGGAGCAGAACCCGTCGCTCGGTGCCCAGGTCGAAAAGGGCTCCACGATCACCCTCACGGTCGCCAAGGCCGAGGAGAAGGTGACCGTCCCCGACGACCTCGTCGGCAAGTCCTGCGACGACGCCAAGACCGAACTGCAGGGCCTGGGCCTGACCCCGACCTGCAACGACACACCGACGACCAACCCCGACGACGACGGCAAGGTCCTCTCGACCAACCCGCAGGCGGGCCAGCAGCTCTCCAAGAACACGCCCATCACGCTCAACGTGGGCAAGCTGCAGAACAACCAGGTCCAGGTCCCGAACATCCAGGGCCAGAAGCTCAAGGACGCCCAGCAGCAGCTGGCCCAGGCCGGCCTGCAGGTCGGCAACATCCAGGGCTCGCAGGACCCGAACTCGATCGTCGTCTCGTCCAACCCGCCCCAGGGCAGCACCGTCCAGTCGGGCTCCCGCGTCGACCTCGTCACCTTCGGCCAGGGCGGCAACGGAGGCAACCAGGGCGGCGGCAACAACGGCGGCACGAACATCTTCGGCGGCGCCGGCGGCTGA
- a CDS encoding class E sortase produces MAATADDTEEHTDPTGAPPGARRRRPGRIAMAVSVFGEILITVGLLLALFVVYSLWWTNVIADRKADSQAHKVRDHWAHAKDTGPGALDTKDGIGFLHVPSMHNGEVLVEKGTGTDVLNDGVAGYYTDPVKARLPMTGKKGNFSLAAHRDGHGAKFHNIDKVKKGDPIVFETKDDWYVYKVYAILPETSKYNVKVLSQIPRESGKTKAGHYITLTTCTPVYTSRYRYVVWGELVRVQKVDSARTPPRELG; encoded by the coding sequence GTGGCAGCGACCGCCGACGACACAGAAGAGCACACGGACCCGACCGGCGCGCCGCCGGGCGCGCGCCGCCGGCGCCCCGGCCGGATCGCGATGGCGGTGAGCGTCTTCGGCGAGATCCTCATCACGGTGGGCCTGTTGCTCGCCCTGTTCGTCGTCTACTCGCTGTGGTGGACGAACGTCATAGCGGACCGCAAGGCGGACAGCCAGGCCCACAAGGTGCGCGACCACTGGGCCCACGCCAAGGACACCGGGCCGGGCGCGCTGGACACGAAGGACGGCATCGGCTTCCTGCACGTGCCGTCCATGCACAACGGCGAGGTGCTGGTCGAGAAGGGCACGGGGACGGACGTCCTCAACGACGGCGTGGCCGGCTACTACACGGACCCCGTCAAGGCCCGGCTCCCGATGACCGGCAAGAAGGGCAACTTCAGCCTCGCCGCCCACCGCGACGGCCACGGCGCCAAGTTCCACAACATCGACAAGGTGAAAAAGGGCGACCCGATCGTCTTCGAGACCAAGGACGACTGGTACGTCTACAAGGTCTACGCGATCCTCCCGGAGACCTCGAAGTACAACGTCAAGGTCCTCTCCCAGATCCCCAGGGAGTCCGGGAAGACCAAGGCCGGCCATTACATCACCCTGACGACCTGCACCCCGGTCTACACCTCCCGCTACCGCTACGTGGTCTGGGGCGAGCTGGTACGGGTGCAGAAGGTGGACAGCGCGCGAACGCCCCCGAGGGAACTGGGTTAG
- a CDS encoding class E sortase translates to MTALRPERETEASYGGASYGASGALGDWGATEHGAAFDGGAGPSSGAEQAYRAPLDDETMALRVPGAGDPLATSGGPTFASAASSVTSAPGPPGGGRAARRKAARRRGGRHGGTAGTAGPGRAGEPGASAEPERPLSRVEARRQARLRKPSPAVLASRAIGEMFITTGLLMLLFVTYQLWWTNVRAHAQAGRETSSLQHDWESGKRSPGVFEPGQGFAILHIPKLDVVAPIAEGVSKTNVLDKGMVGHYGEAPLKTAMPDAKTGNFALAAHRNTHGEPFRYINRLKPGDAVVVETQDKYFVYKVTSTLPVTSPANTGVLDPIPRGSGFTKPGRYITLTTCTPEFTSKYRLIVWGKMVEERPRSKGKPDALVE, encoded by the coding sequence GTGACCGCGTTGCGCCCGGAGCGCGAGACCGAAGCCTCGTACGGCGGTGCGTCGTACGGGGCTTCCGGTGCGCTGGGGGACTGGGGCGCGACGGAGCACGGGGCGGCATTCGACGGGGGCGCGGGTCCCTCTTCCGGCGCCGAGCAGGCGTACCGGGCGCCGCTGGACGACGAGACGATGGCGCTGCGGGTGCCGGGGGCCGGGGATCCACTGGCCACTTCGGGCGGGCCCACGTTCGCCTCTGCGGCCTCCTCGGTCACATCGGCCCCTGGACCTCCGGGGGGCGGCCGCGCGGCCCGCAGAAAGGCCGCCAGGCGGCGTGGCGGGCGTCATGGCGGTACGGCGGGTACGGCCGGCCCGGGGCGCGCCGGTGAGCCGGGGGCGTCGGCCGAGCCGGAGCGGCCACTGTCCCGGGTCGAGGCCCGGCGGCAGGCGCGGCTGCGCAAGCCGAGTCCGGCGGTGCTGGCGAGCCGGGCGATCGGCGAGATGTTCATCACCACCGGTCTGCTGATGCTGCTGTTCGTCACCTACCAGTTGTGGTGGACGAACGTGCGGGCGCACGCGCAGGCCGGGCGGGAGACGAGCAGCCTGCAGCACGACTGGGAGAGCGGCAAGCGCAGCCCCGGCGTGTTCGAGCCGGGGCAGGGTTTCGCGATCCTGCACATCCCGAAGCTGGACGTGGTGGCGCCGATCGCCGAGGGCGTCAGCAAGACGAACGTGCTCGACAAGGGGATGGTCGGGCACTACGGCGAGGCCCCGCTGAAGACGGCGATGCCGGACGCGAAGACGGGGAACTTCGCGCTGGCGGCGCACCGGAACACGCACGGTGAGCCGTTCCGGTACATCAACAGGCTGAAGCCGGGCGACGCGGTCGTCGTGGAGACGCAGGACAAGTACTTCGTGTACAAGGTGACGTCGACGCTCCCGGTGACGTCGCCGGCCAACACCGGTGTGCTGGACCCGATCCCGCGCGGGTCGGGCTTCACCAAGCCCGGCCGCTACATCACGCTCACCACGTGCACACCGGAGTTCACCAGCAAATACCGGCTGATCGTCTGGGGCAAGATGGTCGAGGAACGCCCGCGCAGCAAGGGCAAGCCGGACGCGCTCGTCGAGTAG
- a CDS encoding aminodeoxychorismate/anthranilate synthase component II, whose protein sequence is MSARILVVDNYDSFVFNLVQYLYQLGAECEVLRNDEVSTAHAQDGFDGVLLSPGPGTPEQAGVCVDMVRHCAATGVPVFGVCLGMQSMQVAYGGVVDRAPELLHGKTSLVEHEGAGVFAGLPSPFTATRYHSLAAEPATVPAELEVTARTRDGIIMGLRHRELRVEGVQFHPESVLTEHGHRMLANWLVECGDEGAVARSAGLAPVVGRATA, encoded by the coding sequence GTGAGTGCGCGGATTCTCGTCGTCGACAACTACGACAGCTTCGTCTTCAACCTCGTGCAGTACCTGTACCAGCTGGGTGCCGAGTGCGAGGTGCTGCGCAACGACGAGGTGTCGACGGCGCACGCCCAGGACGGTTTCGACGGCGTGCTGCTGTCCCCGGGGCCGGGCACGCCCGAGCAGGCGGGCGTGTGCGTGGACATGGTCCGGCACTGTGCCGCGACCGGTGTGCCGGTGTTCGGTGTGTGCCTGGGCATGCAGTCGATGCAGGTGGCGTACGGCGGTGTGGTGGACCGGGCGCCGGAACTGCTGCACGGCAAGACGTCGTTGGTGGAGCACGAGGGCGCGGGTGTCTTCGCGGGGCTGCCGTCGCCCTTCACGGCGACGCGCTACCACTCCCTGGCCGCCGAACCGGCCACCGTGCCGGCCGAGCTGGAGGTCACGGCCCGTACGCGGGACGGGATCATCATGGGGCTGCGCCACCGCGAACTGCGGGTGGAGGGCGTGCAGTTCCACCCGGAGTCGGTGCTGACGGAGCACGGGCACCGGATGCTGGCCAACTGGCTGGTGGAGTGCGGCGACGAGGGTGCGGTGGCGAGGTCTGCGGGGCTTGCCCCGGTGGTGGGCAGGGCCACGGCGTGA
- a CDS encoding class E sortase yields MRVIVRTVSELCITVGAVMVLFVVYVLFWTGVRADGAMSDQIDQLQQQWAKGPLRPAAGAQASAGRGASASPPRQPSYHYGRAFAIMYIPRLGFTWNKPVLQGTGADVLRKGLAHYAGTARLGQVGNFAVAGHRRTYGDPFKDFPRLRRGDAVVLTDGTTWFTYRIDKGPYKTVPSDVEVIDPVPRKSGYTRPGRYLTLTTCDPEWGHSHRLIAWAHLDSTQPVEAGEPKALRR; encoded by the coding sequence GTGCGCGTGATCGTCAGGACCGTCAGCGAACTGTGCATCACGGTAGGCGCCGTGATGGTGCTCTTTGTCGTCTATGTGTTGTTCTGGACGGGCGTGCGGGCCGACGGCGCGATGAGCGACCAGATCGACCAGCTCCAGCAGCAGTGGGCGAAGGGGCCCCTGCGCCCCGCGGCGGGAGCCCAGGCTTCCGCCGGCCGCGGGGCTTCTGCGAGTCCGCCGCGGCAGCCGTCGTACCACTACGGCCGGGCTTTCGCGATCATGTACATCCCGCGGCTCGGTTTCACGTGGAACAAGCCGGTGCTTCAGGGCACGGGCGCGGACGTGCTGCGCAAGGGGCTCGCGCACTACGCGGGGACGGCCCGGCTGGGCCAGGTCGGCAATTTCGCGGTCGCGGGGCACCGGCGGACGTACGGCGATCCGTTCAAGGACTTCCCCCGGCTGCGGCGGGGCGACGCGGTCGTACTGACGGACGGGACGACCTGGTTCACGTATCGGATCGACAAAGGGCCCTACAAAACCGTGCCGTCCGACGTTGAGGTGATCGACCCTGTGCCACGTAAGTCCGGGTATACGCGCCCGGGCCGCTATCTGACGCTGACCACCTGCGATCCGGAGTGGGGGCACAGCCACCGGCTGATCGCATGGGCGCACCTGGACTCCACACAGCCTGTGGAGGCAGGCGAACCGAAGGCCCTGCGCCGTTAG